The Terriglobales bacterium genome has a segment encoding these proteins:
- a CDS encoding phosphatidylglycerophosphatase A, giving the protein MTTRTEPTGDAAAASSKVTPWAWWVATFFGTGYLHPGPGTHASLITVVLWWVLTMRLAPTQHLPVLVVLALVATLVGIPAAGIVARESGRKDPQQVVIDEVAGQMIALLGFPYFVPITWKYLLASLILFRAFDIVKPPPVRQLEELPGGWGIMLDDVAAGLLALLSLQLLIHFRVLS; this is encoded by the coding sequence GACGACACGGACTGAACCGACCGGCGACGCAGCCGCCGCCAGCTCCAAGGTCACCCCATGGGCGTGGTGGGTCGCCACCTTCTTCGGAACGGGATATCTGCACCCCGGCCCGGGCACGCACGCCTCGCTCATCACGGTGGTCTTGTGGTGGGTGCTGACGATGCGGCTGGCTCCCACGCAGCATCTGCCGGTGCTGGTAGTGCTGGCGCTGGTGGCGACGCTGGTGGGGATCCCGGCGGCGGGCATCGTGGCGCGGGAGAGCGGGCGCAAAGATCCGCAGCAGGTGGTGATCGACGAGGTCGCGGGGCAGATGATCGCGCTGCTCGGCTTTCCCTATTTCGTGCCCATCACTTGGAAATACCTGCTGGCGAGTCTTATACTTTTTCGAGCCTTCGACATCGTCAAGCCGCCGCCCGTGCGGCAACTGGAAGAACTGCCGGGCGGGTGGGGGATCATGCTGGACGACGTCGCGGCGGGCCTGTTGGCCCTGCTATCGCTGCAGCTTCTGATCCATTTTCGAGTGCTCTCCTGA